The Bacillota bacterium genome includes the window TCATCAAAAGTAAGTCCTTCTTCAAGCCAGAATTTATCCATCGGCTCTAAACCTCCTTCATTGTTATTATCCCCAACTTATACAAAAAGGCCCGGCAGCAGCTGCTGCGCCAAGGCCTGTGTTCGCTTCAGAAGAAATCCTTAACCACCATGTTACGCCCAATCACCAGCTCGACTATCAATCCTCTTCATAACCCAAGGCTTTAAGACGAAAGGAAATCACCATCAGCCGATCGGCTAGGTGTTCGTTTTCCAGAAACACTTCTGGCGGAACTTTGATGTCCACTGGAGCAAAATTCCAAATCGCCTTAATCCCCGCCTCTACCATGGAGTCAGCCACTCCTTGGGCCGCCTCCTTAGGCACGGCAATAATTCCGATATCGATGTTCTCACTCTTAATAAAGGATTCCAGTTTATCAATATCCATAATTTCGTTATCGCGCAGTCGTAACCCAACCAGTTTAGGGTTAATATCGAACACGCCGCGGAGAATAAAACCACGCTTACCGAAATTCGGATAATTGGCTAAGGCTTGCCCTAAGTTTCCGGCACCGACAATAACCATGTTATATTCCTGTTCTAAGCCAATAATACG containing:
- a CDS encoding redox-sensing transcriptional repressor Rex, which encodes MQDTKENHVPMVVIKRLPKYYRYLGELVERKVERVSSQTLADMMGISASQLRQDLNHFGEFGQQGYGYRVEGLYQEIGRIIGLEQEYNMVIVGAGNLGQALANYPNFGKRGFILRGVFDINPKLVGLRLRDNEIMDIDKLESFIKSENIDIGIIAVPKEAAQGVADSMVEAGIKAIWNFAPVDIKVPPEVFLENEHLADRLMVISFRLKALGYEED